From Garra rufa chromosome 19, GarRuf1.0, whole genome shotgun sequence, the proteins below share one genomic window:
- the LOC141292957 gene encoding urokinase plasminogen activator surface receptor-like, whose amino-acid sequence MDLQVSFFLLFTLFTAGHSLSCYECMGLTGSCAGQTLKRCPIGFSKCMSLSTAVQAGDITAKVKAKDCAADCVSGSMNFGIVKNSIACCNTDQCNAQDAPDASNVPNGKTCYSCDGQSCLNILSCAGSEDRCIKATGNFGGQSMVLKGCVSKSICDATTSVSDVQGVSCCEGNLCNGAKSVTQSFLFLCCSLISFLLLH is encoded by the exons ATGGATCTGCAAGTCTCATTTTTTCTTCTGTTCACTCTTTTCACTGCAG GACACTCTCTCAGCTGTTATGAGTGTATGGGTCTGACAGGTTCTTGTGCAGGTCAAACGCTAAAAAGATGTCCCATTGGATTTTCCAAGTGCATGAGTTTATCAACAGCGGTGCAAGCTG GTGACATTACTGCTAAAGTGAAGGCTAAAGACTGTGCTGCTGACTGTGTTAGCGGATCCATGAACTTTGGCATTGTAAAAAATTCCATAGCATGCTGTAACACAGACCAGTGTAACGCCCAAGATGCTCCAG ATGCCTCTAATGTCCCCAATGGAAAGACATGTTACTCTTGTGATGGACAGAGCTGCTTAAACATATTGAGCTGTGCAGGGAGTGAAGACCGCTGCATTAAAGCAACAG ggaATTTTGGAGGCCAGTCAATGGTTTTAAAAGGCTGTGTCTCTAAATCTATTTGTGATGCTACTACATCAGTTAGTGATGTTCAGGGCGTCTCGTGCTGTGAGGGGAACCTGTGTAACGGTGCTAAGAGCGTCACTCAGAGCTTCCTGTTCCTCTGCTGTTCTCTGATCTCCTTCTTGCTGCTGCACTGA